From Pseudomonas sp. G.S.17, the proteins below share one genomic window:
- a CDS encoding MFS transporter, producing MPTQAPVLLRNHRPFVAFWFARIFTASGFQMLTVAIGWNLYQLTGNVLDLGLVGLVEFAPRVLFMLHTGHVADRYDRRKIAALCQTAQALIALALFIGSTTDSVTREMIFILAFALGASRSFEMPATQALLPSIVPSSLFPRAVASAQSAQQTATIVAPALGGFLYAFGSSWVYGPTVLLYLIACGLMLSLPARQMALNKGKATLDSLMAGIRFIRSRPDVLGAISLDLFAVLLGGATALLPVFASDILLTGPWGLGLLRSAPAVGALGMSLWLAHFNVERNVGRVMFTAVGVFGVATIAFGLSTSFWFSLAVLVVLGAADMISMVIRASFVQLETPDEMRGRVSAVNGLFIGASNQLGEFESGLTAHWLGTVPAVVLGGVGTLAVTGIWIKLFPTLANRDRMRDVVEEAGVQKATV from the coding sequence ATGCCGACTCAAGCCCCCGTTCTGTTGCGCAATCATCGTCCGTTCGTCGCTTTCTGGTTCGCCCGTATCTTCACCGCCAGTGGTTTTCAGATGCTGACAGTGGCCATTGGCTGGAATCTTTATCAGCTGACCGGCAACGTTCTGGACCTGGGTTTGGTCGGGCTCGTGGAGTTCGCACCTCGCGTGCTGTTCATGTTGCACACCGGTCACGTGGCGGATCGCTACGACCGACGCAAGATCGCCGCGCTGTGCCAGACCGCACAGGCATTGATCGCTCTGGCGCTGTTCATCGGCAGCACCACGGACAGCGTGACGCGGGAAATGATCTTTATTCTGGCGTTTGCCCTGGGCGCGTCTCGCTCGTTCGAAATGCCTGCGACCCAGGCGCTGCTGCCGAGTATCGTGCCCAGCTCACTGTTCCCCCGGGCGGTAGCGTCGGCGCAGTCGGCGCAGCAAACCGCGACCATCGTCGCGCCGGCGCTGGGCGGTTTTCTGTATGCATTCGGCAGCAGCTGGGTCTACGGCCCGACCGTGCTGCTATATCTGATTGCCTGCGGGTTAATGCTCAGCCTGCCCGCTCGCCAGATGGCGTTAAACAAGGGCAAGGCAACGCTCGATTCGCTGATGGCCGGAATTCGCTTTATCCGTAGCCGCCCGGACGTACTCGGCGCGATTTCCCTGGATCTGTTCGCGGTGCTGCTCGGCGGCGCGACTGCGCTGTTGCCAGTATTCGCCAGCGATATCCTGCTGACCGGCCCGTGGGGCTTGGGTTTGTTGCGGTCGGCGCCAGCAGTCGGCGCGCTGGGCATGTCGTTGTGGCTCGCGCACTTCAACGTCGAACGCAACGTGGGACGCGTGATGTTTACCGCCGTCGGCGTGTTCGGGGTGGCGACCATCGCGTTCGGTTTGTCGACGTCGTTCTGGTTTTCCCTGGCCGTGCTGGTCGTGCTGGGTGCGGCGGACATGATCAGCATGGTGATCCGCGCTTCGTTCGTGCAGCTGGAAACCCCGGATGAAATGCGCGGCCGCGTCAGTGCGGTCAACGGGCTGTTCATTGGCGCATCCAATCAACTTGGGGAGTTCGAATCCGGTTTGACCGCGCATTGGCTGGGCACCGTCCCGGCAGTAGTGCTGGGCGGCGTCGGCACCCTGGCGGTGACCGGTATCTGGATCAAGCTGTTCCCGACCCTGGCCAATCGCGACCGGATGCGGGATGTGGTGGAAGAGGCGGGAGTACAGAAGGCGACCGTTTAA
- a CDS encoding alpha/beta hydrolase, which translates to MAGFVARTLIFSSSAPDMNEQRAAYSKMCRAFNPSRPAGLAVTDFELADVPVRSYRPESLSPNTVADCVLYLHGGGWVVGDLDSHDFICTDLALDLGCVVIAVDYRLAPEHPFPAAFEDCVAVWHGIQAQADWLRIDPSKVAVAGDSAGATLAAALCLALRDARQRQPSGQVLIYPALGGAADLPSRSECADAPLLSSVDIDCYLALYATKPEHMQSPYAWPLLAQDFSQLAPAFIAVAQFDPLRDDGVVYEQKLRDAGVATSFYPGKGLVHGCLRAKGQAQEADELYRWLVGAFSLAGC; encoded by the coding sequence ATGGCCGGGTTCGTCGCCAGGACCCTGATCTTCAGCTCCTCCGCTCCGGATATGAACGAGCAGCGCGCGGCTTATTCGAAGATGTGCCGCGCGTTTAACCCGTCACGTCCGGCTGGCCTAGCCGTAACGGATTTCGAACTGGCTGATGTGCCGGTTCGCAGTTATCGACCTGAAAGCCTTTCCCCGAACACTGTTGCTGATTGCGTGCTGTACCTGCATGGCGGCGGGTGGGTGGTGGGCGATCTGGATTCTCACGATTTCATCTGCACCGATCTCGCCCTTGATCTGGGCTGTGTGGTCATCGCTGTGGACTATCGGCTGGCGCCGGAGCATCCGTTTCCGGCGGCTTTCGAGGATTGTGTGGCGGTCTGGCATGGCATTCAGGCGCAAGCAGACTGGCTGCGCATCGATCCGTCAAAGGTCGCGGTTGCCGGTGATAGCGCGGGGGCGACCTTGGCGGCTGCGTTGTGCCTGGCGCTGCGCGATGCGCGGCAGCGCCAGCCCAGCGGTCAGGTCCTGATCTATCCGGCGTTGGGCGGCGCAGCAGATTTGCCATCGCGCAGCGAATGTGCCGACGCCCCACTATTGAGCAGCGTGGATATTGATTGTTATCTGGCGCTGTACGCGACAAAGCCTGAACACATGCAGTCGCCTTATGCCTGGCCCTTGCTGGCGCAAGACTTCAGCCAGCTCGCCCCGGCGTTCATTGCCGTCGCGCAGTTCGATCCGCTGCGTGATGACGGCGTGGTTTATGAGCAGAAACTGCGCGATGCGGGCGTTGCGACGAGCTTTTATCCGGGTAAGGGATTGGTCCATGGCTGTCTGAGGGCCAAGGGACAGGCGCAGGAGGCCGATGAGTTGTATCGGTGGTTGGTGGGCGCGTTTTCCTTGGCCGGGTGCTGA